One window of Brevibacterium pigmentatum genomic DNA carries:
- a CDS encoding DinB family protein gives MTGADADGGSRAIRPTDVRESDLGLQFTAFIDEHRQHLLGSLDDLSEDEARRSLVPSRTRLLSLLKHAVFVETVWFGEAVTGRSRVDYGLPHDSKDSFLLDSSDTIASVTADYRAAVERSHAAIAGMGLDTVLTGHRAGPMPLRWVLLHVLRELAHHCGHADILREQILAERGRRGGWSGVAR, from the coding sequence ATGACAGGTGCAGACGCCGACGGCGGCAGTAGGGCTATCAGACCCACCGATGTGCGCGAGTCCGACCTCGGCCTGCAGTTCACAGCGTTCATCGACGAACACCGACAGCACCTGCTCGGGAGTCTCGACGACCTGAGCGAAGACGAGGCGAGGCGGTCCCTGGTACCGAGCAGAACCCGCCTGCTGTCTCTGCTCAAACATGCGGTGTTCGTCGAAACCGTCTGGTTCGGTGAGGCGGTCACCGGTCGGAGCCGGGTCGACTACGGGCTGCCGCACGACTCCAAGGACTCTTTCCTCCTCGACTCCTCTGACACGATCGCCTCGGTGACCGCTGACTACCGGGCTGCGGTCGAACGTTCGCACGCGGCGATCGCGGGAATGGGTCTCGACACCGTGCTCACCGGTCATCGGGCCGGACCGATGCCGCTGCGGTGGGTGCTCCTCCACGTCCTGCGGGAGCTCGCCCACCATTGCGGGCACGCGGACATCCTGCGCGAGCAGATCCTCGCCGAACGGGGGAGACGCGGCGGCTGGTCCGGTGTCGCGCGCTAG
- a CDS encoding sensor histidine kinase gives MSNRSIRTEGHRPEPQQRTPDRVDRIRRTLTAHPWIVDSLLWALPITYLTVVFTSSQAERSEIALVPVAVQVGIVLLQTLPLGLRRTAPLLSSSLIAVGCLLTVLTMMGPTFGIVAVPITVYSTTAWGTRNHGRIVLVLGLLGALFLGGWLYLVSLQATIGVNPRPLAFGEYVLLVVVVALCASIVLIAWLLGGVGFRRRREIEGIRERNRLLERERESETRLAADAERMRIAREMHDVIAHSLSVVIAQADGGRYAAKTDPAVAVGALETIAQTGREALAQTRSLLGFLRAEEDDERSSSPLPGVADIGSLIADVRSAGLPVSVTELDEVDRGRLAEGASLAVYRIVQEALTNVLKHAGDGARAHVELLAEDAELVARISDNGTGNEAGRMNGETDSHGADDPARNATHGRGYGIVGMQERAALYGGTLMARPIRSTGVKDRSEGHTDAKPGFSSGAVMGSAFGTTTGFLVEARLPLSAPVPSPEPEADPSLTPGAGPHDSSDHGENGSAGTGQTAVAGQTAEAGENHTAEVEESSR, from the coding sequence ATGAGCAATCGATCGATCCGGACCGAGGGCCACCGCCCGGAGCCGCAGCAGCGCACCCCCGACCGCGTCGACCGCATCCGTCGCACCCTCACTGCTCATCCTTGGATCGTCGACTCGCTGCTCTGGGCTCTGCCGATCACCTATCTGACCGTCGTCTTCACCTCCTCCCAGGCCGAGCGGAGCGAGATCGCCCTGGTGCCCGTGGCAGTGCAGGTCGGCATCGTTCTGCTCCAGACGCTGCCGCTGGGACTGCGGCGCACTGCCCCGCTGCTGAGCTCCTCGCTCATCGCCGTCGGCTGCCTGCTGACCGTGCTCACGATGATGGGACCGACCTTCGGCATCGTCGCCGTTCCGATCACCGTGTATTCGACGACGGCGTGGGGGACACGCAACCACGGTCGCATCGTGCTCGTCCTGGGTCTCCTCGGCGCGCTCTTCCTGGGCGGGTGGCTCTACCTCGTGTCCCTGCAGGCGACGATCGGGGTGAACCCGCGACCCTTGGCATTCGGTGAGTACGTTCTGCTGGTCGTCGTCGTGGCACTGTGTGCGTCGATCGTGCTCATCGCCTGGCTGTTGGGCGGAGTCGGATTCCGTCGCCGCCGCGAGATCGAGGGTATTCGGGAGCGCAACCGCCTGTTGGAACGCGAACGCGAATCCGAGACACGGCTGGCCGCCGATGCCGAACGCATGCGCATCGCTCGCGAAATGCATGATGTCATCGCCCATTCCCTGTCCGTCGTCATCGCTCAGGCCGACGGAGGACGCTATGCGGCGAAGACCGATCCGGCCGTCGCGGTCGGAGCCCTCGAAACCATCGCACAGACCGGACGGGAAGCCTTGGCACAGACGCGGTCGCTGCTCGGCTTCCTCCGCGCCGAGGAGGACGACGAGCGCTCTTCGTCGCCGCTGCCCGGCGTCGCCGACATCGGCTCCCTCATCGCCGATGTGCGATCGGCGGGGCTTCCGGTCTCGGTGACCGAACTGGATGAGGTCGACCGCGGCCGCTTGGCCGAAGGAGCGTCGCTCGCCGTCTACCGCATCGTTCAGGAAGCGCTGACGAATGTGCTCAAACATGCTGGGGACGGTGCCCGGGCACATGTCGAGCTGCTGGCCGAGGACGCAGAGCTCGTCGCCCGGATCAGCGACAACGGAACCGGAAACGAGGCAGGCCGCATGAACGGAGAGACGGACAGCCACGGAGCCGACGACCCGGCACGGAATGCGACCCACGGCCGTGGCTACGGCATCGTCGGCATGCAGGAACGCGCTGCGCTCTACGGCGGCACGCTCATGGCCCGGCCGATCCGGTCGACCGGAGTGAAGGACCGGTCCGAAGGGCACACCGACGCGAAGCCCGGGTTCTCCTCCGGCGCGGTCATGGGTAGCGCTTTCGGAACGACGACGGGATTCCTCGTCGAGGCCAGGTTGCCGCTGTCCGCTCCCGTGCCCAGTCCCGAACCCGAAGCCGATCCCAGCCTCACTCCGGGCGCCGGCCCCCATGATTCGTCCGACCATGGGGAGAATGGGTCTGCAGGAACCGGGCAGACAGCCGTAGCAGGGCAGACCGCCGAGGCGGGAGAGAATCATACCGCCGAAGTCGAGGAGAGCAGCCGATGA
- a CDS encoding response regulator transcription factor: protein MSVDGEATVHGRTDARESGPLRVVLVDDQALVRAGFAMVIDSQPDLTVVGQAGDGAAGLDIVRQDEPDVVLMDVRMPRIDGIEATQRILALADEGTIRPPKIIVLTTFDDDDYALRALRAGASGFLLKDTLPEVLLESIRTVVDGGAVIAPTTTRRLLETRLLPHLGAGDLPHSNPQSAASGTDATSAEGVVPAPLGDGEPASSEVGTSASSSRGSLNTAGADESGRAGASRLEAADRRRLESLTQRETEVLILIATGLSNTEIGERLFLAQPTVKTHVGRILMKLGARDRVQAVVFAYEAGLVGPGH from the coding sequence ATGAGCGTCGATGGCGAGGCGACCGTGCACGGTCGAACCGATGCTCGGGAGAGCGGGCCGCTTCGCGTCGTCCTCGTCGATGACCAGGCCCTCGTGAGGGCGGGCTTCGCCATGGTCATCGACTCCCAGCCGGACCTCACCGTCGTCGGACAGGCCGGCGACGGTGCGGCAGGTCTCGACATCGTCAGGCAGGACGAACCCGATGTCGTGCTCATGGACGTTCGGATGCCGCGTATCGACGGTATCGAAGCGACCCAGCGGATCCTTGCTCTCGCCGACGAGGGGACGATCCGTCCCCCGAAGATCATCGTGCTGACCACCTTCGACGATGACGATTACGCCCTGCGCGCGCTGCGGGCCGGTGCGTCAGGCTTTCTGCTCAAAGACACCCTGCCCGAGGTGCTCCTCGAGTCGATCCGCACCGTCGTCGACGGCGGTGCCGTCATCGCTCCCACCACCACCAGGCGACTGCTCGAGACACGACTCCTGCCCCACCTCGGCGCCGGAGACCTTCCCCATTCGAATCCGCAATCGGCGGCCTCGGGAACCGATGCGACATCGGCCGAGGGCGTTGTGCCCGCCCCACTCGGGGACGGTGAGCCTGCATCATCCGAGGTCGGCACTTCTGCGTCGAGCAGTCGGGGGTCGCTGAACACCGCTGGCGCGGATGAGTCCGGGCGGGCCGGTGCGAGCCGTCTCGAGGCGGCCGATAGGCGTCGGTTGGAGTCACTGACCCAGCGCGAGACCGAGGTCCTCATCCTCATCGCCACCGGGCTGAGCAACACCGAGATCGGCGAGCGGCTCTTTCTCGCCCAACCGACCGTGAAGACCCACGTCGGTCGGATCCTCATGAAGCTCGGGGCCCGTGACCGTGTGCAGGCCGTCGTGTTCGCCTACGAAGCCGGCCTCGTCGGTCCCGGTCACTGA
- a CDS encoding ABC transporter ATP-binding protein, producing the protein MNTSATYTDAHPSQTPPPNRAQDPTPGQGSNPAPRLAIQAIGLRKTYGRGDAQVRPLDDLSLDIEAERFTAIMGPSGSGKSTLLNMLAGLDTPDSGEVFIGRTAISRLNDRKLTALRRDRIGFVFQSFNLVPAMSAEENILLPSQLSGQKTDRRIFDRMVDLLGLRERLGHRPHELSGGQQQRVAVARALVAQPDVLVADEPTGNLDSNSGEEVLNILRASVDELGQTVVMVTHDPRAAARADRVVLLADGRLAGELAQPDPESVATALMNVTAASAASGAAPAGQSAGSPAGHGAAAATAPTDGGAR; encoded by the coding sequence ATGAACACATCAGCGACATACACCGATGCCCATCCGTCCCAGACTCCGCCTCCGAACCGAGCACAGGACCCGACCCCTGGTCAGGGTTCGAATCCCGCACCGAGGCTGGCCATCCAAGCCATCGGACTGCGCAAGACCTACGGTAGAGGGGACGCGCAGGTCAGGCCGCTCGACGACCTCAGCCTCGACATCGAAGCCGAACGCTTCACCGCCATCATGGGACCGTCCGGCTCGGGCAAATCGACGCTGCTCAACATGCTCGCCGGCCTCGACACCCCGGACTCGGGAGAGGTCTTCATCGGGCGCACGGCGATCTCACGGCTGAACGACCGCAAGCTCACGGCGCTGCGCCGCGACCGCATCGGCTTCGTCTTCCAGTCCTTCAACCTCGTGCCCGCGATGAGTGCCGAAGAGAACATCCTGCTGCCCTCCCAGCTGTCGGGGCAGAAGACCGACCGCCGCATCTTCGACCGCATGGTCGACCTGCTCGGTCTGCGCGAGCGCCTGGGGCACCGGCCGCACGAGCTCTCCGGCGGACAGCAGCAGAGAGTCGCCGTCGCTCGCGCACTCGTCGCCCAGCCCGACGTGCTCGTCGCCGACGAGCCCACCGGCAACCTCGACTCGAACTCCGGTGAAGAGGTCCTGAACATCCTGCGCGCCTCGGTCGATGAACTCGGTCAGACCGTCGTCATGGTCACCCACGATCCGCGGGCTGCGGCTCGCGCCGACCGTGTCGTCCTGCTCGCCGACGGACGACTGGCCGGTGAGCTCGCCCAACCGGACCCGGAATCCGTGGCCACCGCCCTGATGAATGTCACGGCAGCCTCGGCAGCTTCGGGAGCCGCACCCGCTGGCCAGTCGGCCGGGTCTCCAGCTGGCCACGGGGCTGCAGCCGCAACCGCGCCGACGGACGGAGGTGCCCGATGA
- a CDS encoding ABC transporter permease yields MIRIAWSNLRSASGRLSAAMIAIAVSVAFIVAALLFSQAFGDTLRNQVQAEWAGADVAVTADEPDDPAAAADEVSPLTDSMRQTVADVEGVESAQLTQSAFVAVEAGSTSVTGTATNLPQGQVDTVDGSVPDSDDELMLREADAKTLGAGVGDTITLGEFDGPGHSAADGPSYTVSGIMPGSSSAGMNLYLTDDGLASAPGELMADSIRVVADDGGDRAGLAEAVESALADAGAGKGVSVRTVDQVVEEQIESLSNTSDMLSTVGIAFGLLAAGVAALVISNTFNVLVASRTRVLALFRAIGASRSQVRGAAVVESLSLGVVGSVLGVGLGLLIGWGLSTVVRAFWMPEFAQMSPSVSAFVVGPVVGILVTLGAGLIPAIRASRVSPIEALRPVDVPAAAPRIRWVRLSLSLVLGIGGIALCLLGTTSQSVLFGIVGCFALFVALLVGAKVFVPPLVALFAAAVGLLTRRSPAVKLAGRSASTAGGRTASTTGALLIGITLVTAVVVGSSSLQRTLELATAEDTPVDLVVSTAGQDGADDEKIASVLDDSPIVEERENVPAPTASVSVDGTGESGDVAITSAEAAADSPVLRSDGYDVDEGTILLDPITVGLDEEDSDVDGQSATVRLGDENLDLTIETSYAVPAGTALVSGADAKTLEGSGGSAAEQTWAKIADDASSSQIEALTSELDAVGASADATAAQYRADFASIFQVALSVVLGLLAAAVVIAVIGVSNTLTLSVIERRREGALLRALGFTRAAMSRMITIESLLMTVIALIVGAGVGTFFGWVGTASIMPASTNPVLSVPWAQIGLIGVAAVLAAVLASAIPARSMSRIAPAKGMSME; encoded by the coding sequence ATGATCCGCATCGCCTGGTCCAACCTCCGCAGCGCCTCCGGGCGTCTGAGTGCGGCGATGATCGCGATCGCCGTCTCAGTGGCCTTCATCGTCGCGGCCCTCCTGTTCTCCCAGGCCTTCGGCGACACCCTGCGCAACCAGGTCCAAGCCGAATGGGCCGGTGCCGACGTCGCGGTCACCGCGGACGAACCCGACGATCCGGCCGCTGCAGCCGATGAGGTCTCACCGCTCACCGATTCCATGCGTCAGACGGTGGCCGACGTCGAAGGGGTCGAGTCCGCCCAGCTCACCCAGTCCGCGTTCGTCGCCGTCGAGGCCGGGTCCACCTCGGTGACGGGGACGGCCACGAACCTCCCACAGGGACAGGTCGACACCGTGGACGGCTCCGTCCCGGACTCGGATGACGAACTCATGCTCCGCGAAGCCGATGCGAAGACCCTTGGGGCCGGCGTCGGTGACACCATCACCCTCGGCGAATTCGACGGGCCGGGGCATTCCGCCGCCGACGGCCCGAGCTACACCGTCTCGGGCATCATGCCCGGCTCCTCCTCGGCGGGGATGAATCTCTACCTCACCGACGACGGGCTGGCCTCGGCTCCGGGTGAGCTCATGGCCGACTCCATCCGAGTCGTCGCCGACGACGGAGGCGATCGCGCAGGGCTCGCCGAGGCGGTCGAATCCGCTCTCGCCGATGCCGGTGCCGGAAAGGGCGTCTCAGTTCGGACCGTCGACCAGGTCGTCGAGGAGCAGATCGAGTCGCTGTCGAACACCTCGGACATGCTCTCGACTGTCGGCATCGCCTTCGGCCTGCTGGCCGCGGGGGTCGCGGCACTCGTCATCTCGAACACGTTCAACGTCCTCGTCGCCTCCCGCACAAGAGTCCTCGCGCTCTTCCGCGCAATCGGAGCCTCACGCAGCCAGGTGCGCGGGGCCGCGGTGGTGGAGAGCCTCAGCCTCGGGGTCGTCGGCTCCGTGCTCGGCGTCGGCCTCGGTCTCCTCATCGGATGGGGGCTCTCAACCGTGGTCCGTGCGTTCTGGATGCCGGAATTCGCTCAGATGTCACCGTCCGTCTCGGCGTTCGTCGTCGGGCCCGTCGTCGGCATCCTCGTCACCCTCGGTGCAGGGTTGATCCCCGCGATCCGGGCCTCCCGGGTGTCCCCGATCGAGGCACTCCGACCGGTCGATGTGCCTGCGGCTGCCCCGCGCATCCGGTGGGTGCGACTGAGCCTGTCGCTTGTGCTCGGCATCGGCGGAATCGCGCTGTGCCTGCTCGGGACCACGAGCCAGTCCGTGCTGTTCGGCATCGTCGGCTGCTTCGCGCTCTTCGTCGCTCTCCTCGTCGGTGCGAAGGTCTTCGTGCCGCCATTGGTGGCGCTGTTCGCCGCCGCAGTCGGCCTCCTCACCCGGCGCTCGCCGGCGGTGAAGCTGGCCGGACGGTCGGCGAGCACAGCGGGAGGACGCACCGCCTCGACGACGGGTGCCCTGCTCATCGGAATCACCCTCGTCACGGCCGTGGTCGTCGGTTCCTCGAGCCTGCAGCGAACCCTCGAACTCGCCACTGCCGAGGACACCCCGGTCGACCTCGTGGTCTCCACGGCAGGGCAGGACGGTGCCGACGATGAGAAGATCGCCTCCGTGCTCGATGATTCGCCGATCGTCGAGGAACGCGAGAACGTTCCGGCGCCCACCGCCTCGGTGAGCGTCGACGGGACCGGCGAGTCCGGTGATGTGGCGATCACCAGCGCCGAGGCAGCCGCCGACTCCCCGGTCCTGCGCAGCGACGGCTACGACGTCGATGAGGGCACGATCCTCCTCGACCCGATAACGGTGGGACTCGACGAGGAGGATTCTGATGTCGACGGCCAGAGCGCGACCGTCCGCCTCGGCGATGAGAATCTCGATCTGACGATCGAGACCTCCTACGCCGTCCCCGCGGGGACGGCCCTGGTCAGCGGTGCCGACGCGAAGACCCTCGAGGGGTCCGGCGGCAGTGCGGCCGAACAGACGTGGGCGAAGATCGCCGATGATGCATCGAGCTCGCAGATCGAGGCCCTGACCTCCGAACTCGACGCCGTCGGTGCCTCAGCCGATGCGACTGCGGCACAATATCGGGCAGATTTCGCCTCGATATTCCAAGTCGCTCTGAGCGTGGTGCTCGGACTGCTGGCGGCCGCGGTGGTCATCGCCGTGATCGGAGTGAGCAACACACTCACGCTCTCGGTCATCGAACGACGCCGAGAGGGTGCCCTGCTGCGGGCGCTGGGATTCACCCGAGCTGCGATGTCGCGGATGATCACGATCGAATCGCTGCTCATGACGGTCATCGCACTCATCGTCGGAGCCGGGGTCGGGACGTTCTTCGGCTGGGTCGGAACGGCATCGATCATGCCTGCCTCGACGAATCCGGTGCTGTCCGTGCCGTGGGCGCAGATCGGACTGATCGGCGTCGCCGCAGTGCTCGCCGCCGTTCTCGCCTCGGCGATACCGGCGAGGTCGATGTCGCGGATCGCCCCGGCCAAGGGGATGAGCATGGAGTGA